From the Rhinatrema bivittatum chromosome 7, aRhiBiv1.1, whole genome shotgun sequence genome, one window contains:
- the LOC115096199 gene encoding LOW QUALITY PROTEIN: retinol-binding protein 3-like (The sequence of the model RefSeq protein was modified relative to this genomic sequence to represent the inferred CDS: deleted 6 bases in 6 codons): MEGDERKVKEEGERVRGKRRKERSCSVCPNPVFKANLVLDTAKVLLDNYCFPENLIGMQEAIEEAIKSEDILHVSDPNIFASILSTGVQSFLNDPRVVVSYEPTPSVSKQEEMTPTIEQLQFIIEHSIKYEILEGNVGYLRIDNIIGQDIILKIGSFLINNVWAKIMPTSALILDLRYNTLGSISGIPFMISYLCEAEPALHIDTVFDRPSNTSTEIWTLPILTGERYSKEKDVMVLTSKYTEGIAENVAYILKNINRAVIVGEKTSGGSLDIQKFQIGQSDYYVTVPVARSINPITGLSWEVNGVVPCVTINTEDALEKAKGILFMKTAIPKALEHLCDILKTYYPFVDRIPAFLHHISTMDYSVLISEEELAAKLNYELQSVLEDPRVLIQIITEPPMFGQDFPVTADLPDDEAILQALVNTGFKLNILPGNVGYLRFDEFADASVLAKLNPYIVNKVWDPVATTENLIIDLRYNKGGPSEAIPMLLSYFQEPDSHVHLFTIYNRLTNTTKEYYSLSNLTGQSYGSKKGVYVLTSHQTAMAAEEFAYLMQSLNRTTIVGETTSGSLLHSKSFKLEAIHLSFTIPVINFIDNNGECWLGGRVVPDAIVSADEALEKAIEIIGFHQQIFPLVEDTGELIETHYAIPEVAKKVCTVLRKKWTEGSFRSVGDIESLALHLTLDLQETSGDHRLHVFYSDTEPEILEDKITKIPSPQELSYIIDALFKTEVLPKNVGYLRFDMMVDAEIIKAIGPQLVSLVWNKLVDTNMLIIDMRYNTGDYSTATPIFCSYFFDAKPLQHLYTIFDRNTSTDTEIWTLPVVEGERYGSRKDIYILTSHKTGSAAEAFIRSMKDFNRATIIGEPTVGGSLSVGIYRIGNSHLYASIPNQVAISSVTGKAWSVSGVEPHVAVEAGQAINVVHSIMSLRSKIPSIVQTVGKLVTNNYAFADVDADVAAKLKALLEKDKYKTINSEVELAEKLTDNFQTFSGDVHLQAMHIPENSKDHIPGVAPMQIPSPEMFEDLIKYSFHTDVFENNIGYLRFDMFGDYELLAQVSNLLVEHVWKKIVNTDALIIDLRYNTGGPTTSIAALCSYFFDKGNRVLLDKIYNRPSNAITEMWTLPEHPGQIYGSKKELVILTSSVTAGAAEVFVNILKRLGRAFIVGEVTQGGCYPPQTYRIDDTNLYLTIPTTRSLISENGTSWEGKGVTPHTEITAEFA, translated from the exons TTGCAGTGTCTGCCCTaacccagttttcaaagcaaatttggTGTTGGACACAGCCAAGGTCCTTCTGGATAATTACTGCTTTCCAGAAAATCTCATTGGGATGCAAGAAGCCATTGAGGAAGCCATCAAAAGTGAAGACATTCTTCATGTATCAGATCCCAACATATTTGCAAGTATCTTATCAACTGGGGTACAAAGCTTCTTGAATGACCCCCGAGTGGTGGTCTCCTATGAGCCTACACCTTCAGTTTCCAAGCAAGAAGAAATGACACCAACAATAGAGCAATTGCAATTCATAATTGAGCATTCTATCAAGTATGAGATACTGGAAGGAAATGTGGGATATCTTAGAATAGATAACATTATTGGCCAAGACATAATTCTGAAGATTGGATCTTTTCTTATTAATAATGTATGGGCAAAGATAATGCCAACCTCTGCTCTGATTTTAGACTTACGTTATAATACCTTGGGGTCAATCTCAGGAATTCCATTCATGATTTCCTATTTATGTGAAGCAGAACCTGCTCTACACATTGATACTGTTTTTGATCGTCCATCCAATACATCTACTGAGATCTGGACTCTACCTATATTAACGGGAGAACGGTATAGCAAAGAAAAAGATGTTATGGTCCTGACAAGCAAGTATACAGAAGGGATTGCTGAAAATGTGGCTTACATTTTGAAGAATATCAATCGTGCAGTAATAGTGGGTGAA AaaacctctggtggctctcttgaCATCCAGAAATTTCAGATTGGCCAGTCTGATTATTATGTTACTGTACCTGTGGCAAGATCTATTAATCCCATCACTGGGCTGAGCTGGGAAGTTAATGGTGTAGTACCCTGTGTTACAATCAATACAGAAGATGCTTTGGAAAAGGCCAAAGGCATTCTTTTCATGAAAACTGCCATACCCAAAGCTCTTGAACATCTTTGTGACATCCTTAAAACTTATTACCCATTTGTTGATCGGATCCCTGCTTTTCTACATCACATTTCAACTATGGATTATTCAGTGCTAATTTCAGAAGAAGAGTTGGCAGCTAAGTTAAACTATGAGCTGCAGTCAGTGTTGGAAGATCCACGAGTTTTGATCCAGATCATTACTGAACCACCCATGTTTGGACAAGACTTTCCAGTAACTGCTGACTTGCCTGATGATGAAGCAATTCTGCAAGCTCTTGTTAACACAGGGTTTAAATTGAATATTCTGCCAGGTAATGTAGGCTACCTTAGATTTGATGAATTTGCAGATGCTTCTGTTCTGGCTAAACTAAATCCCTATATAGTAAACAAAGTTTGGGATCCAGTTGCAACCACAGAAAACCTGATAATTGATCTGCGTTACAATAAAGGTGGGCCATCTGAAGCAATTCCCATGCTGCTATCTTATTTCCAGGAACCAGACTCCCATGTACATCTCTTCACTATTTACAACAGGCTAACAAATACCACCAAAGAGTATTACAGTCTATCCAACTTGACTGGACAGTCTTATGGTTCAAAGAAAGGGGTTTATGTGCTAACCAGTCATCAGACTGCAATGGCAGCAGAAGAATTTGCATATCTCATGCAGTCTTTGAATAGAACCACTATAGTTGGTGAAACAACATCTGGATCTTTGTTGCATTCCAAATCATTTAAGCTGGAAGCAATCCATCTATCATTTACTATACCAGTCATCAATTTTATAGATAATAATGGAGAATGTTGGTTAGGTGGTAGAGTAGTTCCAGATGCCATTGTTTCAGCCGATGAAGCTTTAGAA AAAGCCATAGAAATCATTGGATTTCATCAACAGATCTTTCCTCTGGTTGAAGATACTGGTGAACTTATAGAAACCCATTATGCTATTCCAGAAGTGGCAAAGAAAGTGTGTACAGTTCTCAGAAAAAAATGGACTGAAGGCTCATTTCGTTCTGTAGGAGACATTGAATCCCTTGCCTTACACCTTACTTTAGATCTCCAGGAAACCTCTGGAGATCATCGTCTTCATGTCTTCTATAGTGATACAGAGCCTGAAATCCTGGAagacaaaatcacaaaaatcCCCTCTCCTCAAGAACTTAGTTATATAATTGATGCCTTGTTTAAAACTGAAGTTTTACCTAAAAATGTAGGCTATCTTCGGTTTGATATGATGGTAGATGCAGAAATTATCAAAGCTATAGGTCCACAACTCGTAAGTCTAGTGTGGAATAAACTGGTAGATACAAATATGCTAATTATTGACATGAGATACAACACTGGGGATTATTCTACTGCCACACCAATTTTTTGCTCTTATTTTTTTGATGCAAAACCACTTCAGCATCTCTATACAATTTTTGATCGTAACACATCTACAGATACAGAAATATGGACACTACCAGTAGTTGAAGGTGAAAGATATGGTTCCAGAAAAGACATCTACATACTTACC AGCCATAAGACAGGCTCAGCAGCAGAAGCTTTCATCAGGTCCATGAAAGATTTCAACAGGGCTACGATCATTGGAGAACCAACAGTTGGAGGTTCTCTGTCTGTGGGTATCTACCGCATAGGAAACAGTCATTTATATGCTTCAATCCCTAATCAAGTGGCAATAAGTTCAGTCACTGGCAAGGCTTGGAGTGTCTCTGGGGTTGAGCCACATGTTGCTGTGGAAGCTGGTCAAGCAATTAATGTTGTACATTCTATCATGAGCCTCAGATCCAAAATACCATCCATTGTGCAGACTGTAGGAAAGTTAGTAACCAATAATTATGCTTTTGCTGATGTTGATGCAGATGTTGCTGCCAAGCTAAAAGCCCTTCTTGAAAAGGACAAATACAAGACAATTAACTCTGAAGTTGAACTGGCTGAAAAACTGACTGATAACTTTCAGACTTTTTCTGGAGATGTTCATCTGCAGGCTATGCACATCCCTGAAAACTCAAAGGATCATATCCCTGGGGTGGCACCAATGCAA ATTCCTTCACCAGAAATGTTTGAAGATTTGATTAAATATTCTTTCCATACTGATGTGTTTGAGAATAACATTGGTTACCTTCGCTTTGACATGTTTGGAGATTATGAACTTCTAGCACAAGTCTCCAATCTGTTGGTGGAGCatgtttgg aaaaaaattgtaaacacagATGCATTAATTATTGACTTAag ATACAACACTGGAGGCCCCACAACATCCATCGCTGCTCTGTGTTCATATTTCTTTGACAAAGGA AACCGGGTACTTCTGGACAAAATCTACAACAGACCTTCTAATGCCATCACTGAAATGTGGACTCTTCCAGAGCACCCTG GACAAATATATGGTTCGAAAAAGGAGTTAGTGATCCTTACCAGCTCTGTGACTGCAGGAGCAGCGGAGGTGTTTGTTAATATCTTGAAGAGACTTGGCAGAGCTTTTATAGTGGGAGAAGTTACCCAAGGCGGATGTTACCCTCCTCAAACATATCGTATAGATGATACCAATCTGTATCTAACTATCCCGACCACCAGATCA CTCATCTCTGAAAATGGAACCTCctgggaggggaaaggagtgACTCCCCACACAGAGATAACAGCGGA